Proteins encoded within one genomic window of Naumovozyma dairenensis CBS 421 chromosome 6, complete genome:
- the HUT1 gene encoding UDP-galactose transporter HUT1 (similar to Saccharomyces cerevisiae HUT1 (YPL244C); ancestral locus Anc_6.272) codes for MIPVLLIHLLFYKTSIPNEKKLVAVLVSIGVGVFTYGGSSSRKTNNIDNTNGKMFLSDSLYGFALLAASLFLDGMTNATQDTMLKISRNRKHENDKKNKVITGSHLMFVLNMFIILWNIIYFILFDKTQIVSALKMLYSDPEIVSYLLTYSICGALGQCFIFYTLEQYGSLVLVMITVTRKMISMILSIIVYGKTLNALQWTGIVIVFSGITWEAANKREQPVVTTTDKQEKKLWTQSN; via the coding sequence ATGATACCGGTTCTTTTGATCCATTTGTTGTTTTATAAAACTTCCATTCCAaatgagaaaaaattagtAGCCGTTTTGGTAAGTATTGGTGTAGGTGTCTTCACTTATGGTGGTTCCTCCTCAAGAAAAACGAATAACATTGATAATACTAATGGAAAAATGTTTTTAAGTGACTCATTGTATGGATTTGCCCTATTAGCGGCAAGTTTATTTCTAGACGGTATGACAAACGCTACTCAAGATACTATGTTAAAGATAAGTAGAAATAGGAAACATGAGAATGATAAGAAGAACAAAGTAATCACAGGTTCACATTTGATGTTTGTGCTGAATATGTTCATCATTTTATGGAATATTATctatttcattttatttgataaaacTCAAATAGTATCTGCTTTGAAAATGCTATATTCAGACCCGGAAATCGTATCTTATCTATTAACTTACTCCATATGTGGAGCTTTGGGTCAATGTTTCATCTTTTACACTTTAGAACAATATGGATCATTGGTCCTGGTTATGATTACTGTCACAAGGAAGATGATCTCTATGATCTTAAGTATAATTGTGTACGGCAAGACTCTAAATGCTTTACAATGGACTGGTATCGTCATCGTCTTCAGTGGGATAACTTGGGAAGCTGCTAATAAAAGAGAACAGCCAGTGGTGACAACGACAGACAAGcaggaaaaaaaattatggaCCCAATCCAATTAA
- the SRP68 gene encoding signal recognition particle subunit SRP68 (similar to Saccharomyces cerevisiae SRP68 (YPL243W); ancestral locus Anc_6.271) produces the protein MAIYSPIAATYGVRVQQFLESQHDFFRYHDKLNKKLQKLRHNCGLVTKDTKKYTTKEKYSKITSDDYDNKNKLFGALVLLHAERDLSLVETLKLRGRERGKLKKSEKKVIATRLKKVVKTIENLVELTANEQNWVTRSQYLIFAKLATVEYLLYGKQFKRKESSKIAYDLALAFASLDHLYNLKHLDESIVESLHSRYEYTLRQHAGNLLSQVDLQNFIAHQVQDTHETDELAKLLFNNGFTIKFQDVAMEDVDSITHIQWRSFTTKVHDSEVAHAIEEAKNTTIKDVADYSTKLLRWNDALNKQEVRMAQFDEDGYQTMIATDDEEDITNTRENDEILLSYIKYNAISTSILRDNFIFKQLCKQWIAMNSKALSSRLIKFKEIDRIVKNLLKYLQDLMELPGVYSDDELMNQLALTKLYFQLHLNATCLASLYQSKGKYVESLALYVDSYQKLDSKLYEIDMESEESLLLPIELLNKKNIITLQNSIKTGISNVIALAEYEKTINKTTTNDTINNNKNNKYELSILEKFSKHEKIYPKNINLKNIFPLQPKLQPIGSKPTLFDLAFNYVNYSEENENNKSVSVTPESPPGTPSSEPPVTKKRGFLGLFGR, from the coding sequence ATGGCCATTTACTCTCCAATTGCAGCTACCTACGGTGTTCGTGTCCAACAATTCCTCGAATCGCAACATGATTTTTTTAGATATCATGacaaattgaataaaaaattacaaaaactAAGACATAATTGCGGTTTAGTCACTAAAGATACTAAGAAATACACTACCAAAGAgaaatattccaaaattaCATCCGATGATTACGATAATAAGAACAAATTGTTCGGTGCTTTGGTCCTTTTACACGCTGAAAGagatttatcattagtCGAAACTTTAAAACTAAGAGGCCGTGAAAGAGgtaaattaaagaaaagtgAGAAAAAAGTCATTGCTACAAGATTGAAGAAAGTTGTTAAAACGATTGAAAATTTGGTGGAATTGACTGCCAATGAACAAAATTGGGTTACTCGTTCtcaatatttgattttcGCAAAATTGGCTACAgtggaatatttattatatggTAAACAATTCAAACGTAAAGAAAGCTCTAAGATCGCTTACGATTTAGCATTAGCATTTGCATCGTTAGatcatttatataatttgaaaCATCTAGATGAATCCATCGTGGAATCTCTTCATTCCAGATACGAATACACTTTAAGACAACACGCTGGTAATCTTTTATCTCAAGTcgatttacaaaattttaTTGCTCATCAAGTTCAAGATACCCATGAAACTGATGAATTGgctaaattattatttaacaACGGGTTTACAATTAAATTTCAAGATGTGGCAATGGAAGACGTAGATTCTATAACTCATATTCAATGGAGATCTTTCACTACAAAAGTTCATGATTCTGAAGTCGCTCATGCAATTGAAGAAGCTAAAAATACTACAATTAAAGATGTTGCAGATTATAGTACTAAATTGTTGAGATGGAATGACGCATTAAATAAACAGGAAGTTCGTATGGCacaatttgatgaagatggttACCAAACTATGATAGCCactgatgatgaggaagatATTACTAATACTAGAGAGAACGATGAAATCTTATTATCCtatatcaaatataatgCCATTTCTACTTCTATCCTTCgtgataattttattttcaagcAATTATGTAAACAATGGATTGCAATGAATTCCAAAGCGTTATCTTCGAGAttgattaaattcaaagaaatagatCGTATCGTTAAAAacttattgaaatatttacaagattTAATGGAATTACCTGGTGTTTAttcagatgatgaattgatgAACCAATTAGCTTTAACTAAACTATATTTCCAACTTCATCTAAATGCTACTTGCCTTGCGTCATTATATCAATCGAAGGGTAAGTATGTTGAATCATTGGCCCTATATGTCGACTCTTACCAAAAATTGGATTCCaaattatatgaaattgatatGGAATCAgaagaatcattattattgccAATAGAacttttgaataaaaagaatatcatcactttacaaaattcaattaaaacCGGAATCAGTAACGTCATTGCCTTAGCAGAATATGAAAAGACCATAAATAAGACCACAACAAATGATACCATaaacaataataagaataataaatatgaaCTATCCATACTTGAAAAGTTCAGTAAAcatgaaaaaatttatccaaaaaatattaatttgaaaaatatttttccattgCAACCAAAATTACAACCGATCGGTAGCAAGCCAACTTTATTCGATTTGGCTTTCAATTATGTTAATTATTcggaagaaaatgaaaataataaatctgtTTCTGTCACCCCAGAATCTCCTCCAGGAACTCCATCGTCAGAACCACCAGTAACAAAGAAACGTGGGTTTTTAGGACTATTTGGACgttga
- the IQG1 gene encoding Iqg1p (similar to Saccharomyces cerevisiae IQG1 (YPL242C); ancestral locus Anc_6.269): MSATSNSFLSRYVQNLSSHNENVSWKNNIKNQSTPNSYPLKPLSPSRMNTVEQASSTTSRVGKSSFRLEKLAKDNNSVNTPSKPAPLTTPTPSSKKKIMDSTFKIDLSQFTKDELRYYEFLCRIAEIKQWIEQLINEELPPELELAIGDSLRNGVYLAQVVQRINPELIHHVFPAGDKLQFRHTQNINAFFSLVEHVGVPNSFKFELQDLYNKKDLPQVFETLYILISIINKKWPGKTPDLINLSSKISFSKEEVKKCRKTWPRIRDFKSLGLRHISLTEKDNDTIPSGLIQDFNDYEHSQNIPKNVPIPEKLTTTVKKDLPNNKVERVSSVSKSTEFYQEPRTPTKTPRPYYSAETPPSPDPSTLVTDIETKSAHRLNDYSSPYSYHSTALPTFPSIDPELFTRVPHLEYSPLKTSSLSYYSSSISNNLSYDTDFYRQRSVDRNNDLKFYETFQYSPSQRYSPTRRQRMNEDEFLDNVTQLQSKCRGINIRFTLHIQNHLLRLFVKETINLQGNIRGSNLRRRYRRDLNSCKSESKKNIVLPLSFNVLQSRIKGDTLRYHLDSLRIKLVRQEHVIEMLQRRSRGALLRKRTQRQLSNIQLITEPLIKFQNRIRGLQLRIQLSSPSRLLTASNLSSAVLEFQCLVRANKVREGFREVIQESKKDELMIEDFQSICRGNFRRNKQAKIIEPLRKIHQGTILKLSSHIKGYQKRKLLNLVSFSDDREIKAVTLVQSQVRGILVRYTLDLVDDIIEYNFLNQIQAHIRGFQLRSKLNRRAQYYQSNANSIIMIQSHIRMQLQRSAYLEFMEYANPCLKSVRKFTYLLNNRENIEDTQNKLESLQASFDAENIKRENLQKSIRNDLDILSVLDSYNLLKESQMKGQFDYESLNIPQSKYPSIEKLFYLLQVDPAYWKTLYTLEPEFVEKNIYMSFNTPNKKMTSTERVYFTRFLKEILLDSIAQTPSFSQSLEDKTQLWQKALVHFVQRENTEKFSLFIPLLQYLNNPKIDFEADPSLIYKQVYGSLPPNSSTPPIDDPKVAEKFIENLRNLWHAVEMIAEIFTRRTNDIPIEVRYLCTKAFCAFADQNMNEMDSLRAISNIIIKFFVAEFLVHREEYGFECYSNREMNAKLDILLHSLIKVFEMDVFDGFYDPLNQYVQDIKPHIRDILYNILIEPDYEQECDKLIYSNMTKPRPHLELLSTKIIEITQMFKSYANKFSDGGLLMEILSQNDEKLLPRSGRVNLELNPSAYKFLAVDDKMRRWYDRVKRAFIYMTQVEGIDSNLFDLLNHESNIQTEFNFQHFLRTNPKICTDPIIVELTPKTYSILKENVMQKVQELFTSGIINPSDNNLQNILNDIANTIKNPDYAMNYVKEELKVTEETYQEIFNVNQKYEIDSLQLKQKIDKTIKGFSKCRKFDIVPSTTLENLKSAYKKMQHKGSVNMQGLKFKWSTRQLYQKGVIKEIVGEKLGASSVKVFGSSGPKFPDIVFKIATSEGSRFGIQLIDKRKGPEKRYVSEIVESFFLKDLLVTQVGTKIETWELLNKRVKFSTTQLLQLVVDTFLKD, from the coding sequence ATGTCTGCGACAAGCAACTCTTTCCTGAGCAGATACGTTCAGAATCTATCATCGCACAATGAAAATGTGTCatggaaaaataatatcaagaaCCAATCTACACCCAACTCATATCCACTGAAGCCACTTTCTCCTTCAAGAATGAACACTGTCGAACAAGCGTCTTCTACGACATCTAGAGTTGGTAAATCTTCTTTTCGtttagaaaaattagcaaaggataataatagtgTCAATACTCCCTCAAAACCGGCACCTTTAACGACACCTACACCTTCTTCtaaaaagaagataatggACTCCACCTTTAAAATTGATCTTAGTCAATTCACCAAGGACGAATTAAGATACTACGAATTTCTATGCAGAATTGCTGAAATTAAACAGTGGATCGAACAACTAATTAACGAGGAATTGCCCCCAGAATTGGAGCTTGCCATAGGAGACTCTTTAAGAAATGGTGTCTATTTAGCTCAAGTCGTACAGAGAATAAATCCAGAGTTGATTCATCATGTTTTCCCCGCTGGGGACAAATTACAATTCAGGCATACTCAGAATATCAACGCCTTTTTCTCATTGGTTGAACATGTCGGTGTACCTAATTCTTTCAAGTTtgaattacaagatttaTACAATAAGAAAGATCTACCACAGGTATTTGAAACATTGTATATCTTAATATCCATAATTAATAAGAAATGGCCCGGAAAGACACCCGATTTGATTAATCTATCATCCAAAATAAGCTTTAGTAAAGAGGAAGTCAAAAAATGTAGGAAAACTTGGCCAAGAATTAGAGATTTTAAATCATTAGGATTAAGGCACATCTCATTGACTGagaaagataatgatacCATTCCAAGCGGCCTCATTCAAGATTTTAACGATTATGAACATTCCCAAAACATACCAAAAAATGTTCCGATACCTGAGAAGTTAACCACCACCGTTAAAAAAGATTTACCAAACAATAAGGTAGAAAGAGTTTCATCTGTATCTAAATCAACAGAGTTTTATCAAGAACCCAGAACACCAACAAAGACTCCAAGACCATATTATTCTGCTGAAACGCCACCTAGTCCTGATCCATCCACTTTGGTAACAGATATTGAAACCAAGTCAGCCCACCGTCTAAATGACTACTCATCGCCCTATAGTTACCATTCAACAGCTCTCCCCACTTTCCCATCTATAGACCCGGAGTTATTCACTAGAGTCCCACATCTTGAATATAGTCCACTAAAAACTTCTAGTTTGTCATATTATTCATCCTCAATTTCGAATAACTTATCATATGACACTGATTTTTATAGGCAAAGAAGCGTAGACCGcaataatgatttgaagTTTTATGAAACTTTCCAATATTCTCCATCACAAAGATATTCGCCAACAAGAAGGCAACGGATGAATGAGGATGAATTTCTCGATAACGTCACACAATTGCAAAGTAAATGCAGAGGTATAAATATTAGATTTACTCTTCATATCcaaaatcatttattaagattattTGTCAAGGAAACAATCAACCTACAAGGGAATATAAGAGGTTCCAAtttaagaagaagatatcgTAGAGATCTCAATTCATGTAAATCCGAGagcaagaaaaatattgtatTACCCCTTTCATTCAACGTGTTGCAATCAAGGATAAAAGGTGATACACTAAGGTATCATTTGGATTCTCTGAGGATAAAGTTAGTAAGACAAGAACATGTAATTGAAATGTTACAAAGACGTTCGAGAGGTGCATTACTTAGAAAACGAACACAAAGacaattatcaaatattcaacTTATAACTGAACCTCtgataaaatttcaaaatagaaTACGAGGGTTACAATTGAGGATACAGCTTTCTTCCCCCTCAAGATTACTCACGGCATCTAACTTATCATCCGCGGTTCTTGAATTCCAATGCTTAGTAAGGGCCAATAAAGTCAGAGAGGGCTTTAGAGAAGTTATACAAGAGTCCAAAAAAGATGAACTTATGATAGAAGATTTCCAATCAATATGTAGAGGTAATTTTCgaagaaacaaacaagCCAAAATTATAGAGCCattaagaaaaattcatcaagGTACGATTTTGAAGTTATCTTCTCACATAAAGGGATATCAGAAAAGGAAACTATTAAATTTGGTATCCTTCTCAGATGATAGAGAAATCAAAGCTGTTACATTAGTACAGTCACAAGTTAGGGGGATCTTAGTGAGATACACATTGGATCTGGTAGATgacattattgaatataattttcttaatCAAATCCAGGCTCATATAAGAGGATTCCAACTTCGCTCAAAATTAAACCGTAGAGCccaatattatcaaagtAATGCAAATTCGATAATCATGATTCAAAGCCATATAAGGATGCAATTACAGCGTTCAGCTTACTTGGAATTTATGGAATATGCCAACCCATGTTTAAAATCTGTCAGGAAATTTACTTATCTTTTGAACAACAGggaaaatattgaagatacTCAAAATAAACTGGAGAGTTTACAAGCTTCATTCGACGCTGAGAATATTAAAAGGGAAAATTTGCAAAAGTCCATCAGAAATGATCTTGATATCCTCTCAGTCTTAGATAGTTACAACTTACTGAAAGAAAGCCAAATGAAAGGACAATTTGATTATGAAAGTTTGAACATTCCGCAATCTAAATATCcatccattgaaaaattgttcTACTTATTACAAGTAGATCCTGCCTATTGGAAAACATTATATACTCTTGAACCAgaatttgttgaaaaaaatatctatATGTCATTTAACACTCCAAACAAAAAGATGACGTCAACGGAAAGAGTATATTTCACTAGATTTCTTAAAGAGATACTACTAGATTCCATTGCTCAGACACCATCCTTTTCCCAATCCTTGGAAGATAAAACCCAATTATGGCAGAAAGCATTGGTTCATTTTGTACAACGTGAAAATACCGAGAAGTTTTCGTTATTCATCCCGTTACTgcaatatttaaataatccaaAAATTGATTTCGAAGCAGATCCATCGTTAATTTATAAGCAGGTATATGGCAGCTTGCCCCCTAATAGTTCAACACCACCGATCGATGATCCTAAAGTTGCAGAGAAATTCATAGAGAATTTAAGAAACTTATGGCATGCAGTGGAAATGATAGCTGAAATTTTCACTAGAAGAACCAATGATATACCTATTGAAGTCAGATACCTATGTACAAAAGCCTTTTGTGCATTTGCTGATCAAAATATGAATGAAATGGATTCATTACGTGCAATTTCTAATATCATAATTAAGTTTTTTGTCGCGGAGTTTTTAGTTCATAGAGAAGAATATGGATTTGAATGTTATTCTAATCGTGAAATGAATGCTAAACTGGACATCTTATTGCATTCATTGATtaaagtttttgaaatggATGTGTTTGATGGTTTTTATGATCCTTTAAATCAATATGTTCAAGACATTAAACCACATATAAGGGATATTTTgtataatattcttattgAACCAGACTATGAACAAGAGTGCGATAAGTTAATATACAGTAATATGACTAAACCAAGGCCGCATTTGGAATTACTATCAactaaaattattgaaatcaCTCAAATGTTTAAGAGTTATgcaaataaattttcagaCGGAGGTTTATTAATGGAGATCTTGAGCCAAAATGATGAGAAATTACTTCCAAGATCAGGAAGAGttaatttggaattaaaTCCATCTGCATATAAGTTCTTAGCTGTTGATGATAAAATGAGAAGATGGTATGATCGAGTGAAGAGAGcatttatttatatgaCGCAAGTTGAAGGTATCGACTCCAATCTATTCGACTTACTAAATCACGAATCTAATATTCAAACAGAGTTTAATTTCCAACACTTTTTAAGAACAAATCCTAAGATATGTACAGATCCAATAATTGTGGAATTGACCCCCAAGACCTATagtattttgaaagaaaatgttATGCAAAAAgttcaagaattatttacGTCGGGAATAATTAATCCCTCAGATAACAATCTTCAGAATATATTGAACGATATTGCAAATACTATCAAGAACCCTGATTATGCGATGAATTATGTCAAAGAAGAGTTAAAGGTTACAGAAGAAACATAccaagaaatatttaatgtgaatcaaaaatatgaaatcGATTCCCTTCAATTAAAGCAAAAAATCGATAAAACTATTAAAGGTTTCAGTAAATGTAGAAAGTTTGACATAGTACCAAGTACTACATTGGAGAATTTAAAAAGTGCTTATAAGAAAATGCAGCATAAAGGAAGCGTTAATATGCAAGGATTAAAATTTAAATGGAGCACAAGACAATTATATCAGAAGGGTGttataaaagaaattgttGGGGAAAAACTAGGTGCTTCATCCGTGAAAGTATTTGGTTCAAGTGGGCCCAAATTCCCAGATATCGTTTTCAAGATTGCCACTTCAGAAGGTTCACGTTTTGGTATCCAATTGATTGATAAGAGAAAAGGTCCTGAAAAAAGATATGTTTctgaaattgttgaatcATTCTTTTTAAAGGATTTATTGGTTACACAGGTAGGAAccaaaattgaaacatGGGAATTGTTAAATAAGAGAGTGAAATTTAGTACTACTCAATTACTACAACTAGTAGTGGATACTTTTCTAAAGGATTAG
- the CIN2 gene encoding GTPase-activating protein CIN2 (similar to Saccharomyces cerevisiae CIN2 (YPL241C); ancestral locus Anc_6.268), with product MGTTGSNDLLSFRTRLEKLQEILEDEDKNLDYNDIYLNAIELNKIFNEISNDLPTYDMERYSSQLQSLLKVINSKNISNNTSSSNSRRFKFKKTSSLRKKTAKVEEKTNNGELTSVDLNTSGKSIHLSVERTQAYKNLVNCIVVSGSNIIPEDENVNGSLSFHNIDNTLINLQSIPFNNGSFFISNCKNSVILLATRTNNTIQVRLHELNNCKIYIQSAISGREGENKDQNVILENCSGIIFHERSKPYLEIQDFTNLNLNGSYTSNECYRFDDFDFFCNDSQSLTKKYISYNPQN from the coding sequence AATTGCAAGAAATATTGGAAGACGAAGATAAAAATCTCGATTATAATGACATATATTTGAATGCAATAGAACTTAATAAGATATTCAATGAGATATCAAATGATTTACCAACATATGATATGGAACGTTATTCTTCACAACTTCAATCGCTATTGAAAGTGATcaattcaaagaatataagtaataatacgtcatcttctaatagtagaagatttaaattcaagaaaactTCATCGTTACGGAAGAAGACAGCGAAGgttgaagaaaagacaAATAATGGGGAATTAACAAGTGTTGATCTGAACACGAGTGGgaaatcaattcatttatcAGTAGAAAGGACACAGGCATATAAAAATCTAGTAAATTGCATTGTTGTTTCAGGATCTAACATAATACCAGAAGATGAGAATGTTAACGGCTCGTTATCTTTCcataatattgataatacaCTTATCAATCTACAATCCATACCTTTCAATAATGGAagttttttcatttcaaaCTGCAAAAACTCAGTGATTTTATTAGCAACTCGaacaaataatactatTCAAGTACGATTACATGAACTGAACAACTGTAAGATATACATCCAATCAGCAATATCTGGCAGAGAGGGAGAGAACAAAGACCAAAATGTTATTTTAGAAAATTGCTCTGGTATCATCTTCCATGAGAGATCAAAACCATATTTGGAAATTCAAGACTTCACCAATTTAAACTTGAATGGAAGTTATACAAGTAATGAATGCTACAGGTTTGATGACTTTGACTTCTTTTGCAATGATTCACAGTCgctaacaaaaaaatatatatcgTATAACCCACAGAACTAG